A window of the Oncorhynchus masou masou isolate Uvic2021 unplaced genomic scaffold, UVic_Omas_1.1 unplaced_scaffold_909, whole genome shotgun sequence genome harbors these coding sequences:
- the LOC135538112 gene encoding NLR family CARD domain-containing protein 3-like isoform X1 — MSLSGEREEGGPASKMSLSGEREEGGPASKMHLSGGHDTKAKRPIQQERPASPVPSCVSMKSDWSMDRPLNFREGDFSTEQRNQQERSESEILSGQSTQSHQTDLDSIFSLLEEKIMTFVKNELKIFKRILSPELPEGFESQKQDKEVVDAEDEKQESSAREGALKITLHILRKMNLKDIADTLEKYELAVICQRELKSNLKKKFQCVFEGIAKQGNPTLLKKIHTELYITEGGTGEVNNEHELRQIETTIRKQARPETAIKCNDIFKPLTGQDKPIRTVLTKGVAGIGKTVSVQKFILDWAEGKANQDVQFVFSFPFRELNLMKEDKCTFIELLNHFSMETKQSRISNYDKYKVLFIFDGLDECRLPLNFQKNKICWDVTESTSVDVLLTNLIKGNLLPSALLWITTRPAAANKIPSGCVDQVTEVRGFNDPQKEEYFRKRFSDEDLSSRIISHIKTSRSLHIMCHIPVFCWISATVLEHMLKHKREEMPKTLTEMYTHLVVFHTKQKNEKYLGKEETGPHWNKESILSLGKLAFQQLVKGSLIFYEEDLKEAGIDVIEASVYSGLCTQLFKEECGLYQDKVYCFVHLSIQEFLAAVYVFLSFINNNENLMDKLQTNDNPEVTFYKSAVDKALQSETGNLDLFLRFLLGLSLDSNQKHLRGLLTKTRSSSQSHDETIKYIKEKIRENPSPERSINLFHCLNELNDRSLVEEIQSYLRSGSLSEANLSPAQWSALVFVLLTSEKELDVFDLKKYSRSEEGLLRLLPVVKASRAVLLSGCGVTEEGCASLVSALESNPSHLRELDLSNNDLKDSGVKLLSAGLEDPHCKLETLRLSGCLVTEEGCASLVSALRSNPSHLRELDLRNNDLKDSGVKLLSDGLGNPHCKLETLRLSGCLVTEEGCASLVSALRSNPSHLRELDLSYNHPGDSGVRLLSAGLEDPHCRLEKLNVEHGGENRMKPGLRKYVCDLTLDPNTVNRHLSLSEENRKVTWRREEQPYPGHPERFEVWEQVLCREGLTGRCYWEVEWSGGGADIGVTYKGINRRGGGYDCYLGWNDKSWSLFCYDNSYTAYHNNNPTTIDVPSSSPHRVGVYLDWPAGTLSFYRASSDTLTHLITFNSTFTEPLYPGIWVCYDSSVSLK, encoded by the exons atgagtctctctggggagagagaggaagggggccctgcctctaaaatgagtctctctggggagagagaggaagggggccctgcctctaaaatgcaTCTCTCTGGGGGACATGACACCAAAGCTAAGAG accaatccagcaggagagaccagcctcccctgttcccagctgtgtgtccatgaagagtgactgGTCTATGGATCGTCCTCTAAactttagagagggagacttttctactgaacaaag AAACcaacaggagagatcagagtcagagattctcagtggtcagtctacccagagtcatcaaacagacctggactccatattcagt TTGCTTGAAGAGAAAATTATGACATTTGTGAAGAACGAgctgaagattttcaagaggattcttagtccagaactcccagaaggctttgagagtcagaagcaggataaggaagtggtggatgctgaagatgagaagcaggagagcagtgccagagagggggctcTGAAGATCACACTGCACATCCTGAGGAAAATGAACTTGAAGGACATTGCTGACACACTGGAGAAAT ATGAGCTTGCTGTGATTTGCCAACGTgaactcaaatcaaatctaaagaagaagtttcaatgtgtatttgagggaatcgctaaacaaggaaacccaacacttctcaaaAAGAtccacacagagctctacatcacagagggtggaacaggagaggtcaataatgaacatgagctgagacagattgagacaacaatcaggaaacaagcaagaccagagactgcaatcaaatgtaacgacatcttcaaacccttaactggacaagacaaacctatcagaactgtgctgacaaagggagtcgctggcattggaaaaacagtctctgtgcagaagttcattctggactgggctgaaggaaaagcaaatcaggatgtccaatttgtattttcattcccttttcgggagctgaatttgatgaaagaggacaaaTGCACTTTCATTGAACTTCTTAATCACTTCTCAATGGAAACCAAACAATCAAGAATCTCCAATTACGACAAGTAcaaagttctgttcatctttgatggtctggatgagtgccgactgcccctaaacttccagaagaacaagatctgttgggacgtcacagagtcaacctcagtggatgttctgctgacaaatctcatcaagggaaatctgcttccctctgctctcctctggataaccacccgacctgcagcagccaataagatcccttcagggtgtgttgaccaggtgacagaggtacgagggttcaatgacccacagaaggaggagtacttcaggaagagattcagtgatgaggacctgtccagcagaatcatctcacacataaagacatcaaggagcctccacatcatgtgccacattccagtcttctgttggatttctgcaacagtccttgaacacatgctgaaacataagagagaagagatgcccaagactctgactgagatgtacacacaccttgtggtgtttcacaccaaacagaagaatgaaaagtatcttgggaaagaagagacaggtcCACACTGGAATAAAGAGAGCATTCTGTCACTGGGAAAACTGGCTTTTCAACAGCTTGTGAAGGGCAGTCTGATTTTCTATGAAGAAGACCTGAAAGAGGCTGGTATTGATGTCATTGAAGCCTCAGTGTACTCAGGATTGTGCACACAGCTCTTTAAAGAGGAATGTGGGCTGTACCAGGACAAGGTGTACTGCTTTGTAcatctgagcattcaggagtttctggcTGCTGTATATGTGTTCCTCTCATTCATCAACAACAATGAAAATCTAATGGACAAACTGCAAACAAACGACAATCCTGAAGTTACTTTCTACAAGAGTGCTGTGGATAAAGCCTTACAAAGTGAGACAGGAAACCTGGACCTTTTCCTCCGCTTCCTTCTGGGCCTCTCACTGGATTCCAATCAGAAGCACTTACGAGGTCTACTGACAAAGACAAGAAGCAGCTCACAGAGCCACGATGAAACAATCAAGTACATCAAGGAGAagatcagggagaatccctctccagagaggagcatcaatctgttccactgtctgaatgaactgaatgaccgttctctagtggaggagatccaaAGCTACCTGAGATCAGGAAGTCTCTCAGAAGCCAACCTGTCACCTGCACAGTGGtcagctctggtctttgtgttgctgacttcagaaaaggagctggatgtgtttgacctgaagaaatactccagatcagaggaaggtcttctgaggctgctgccagtggtcaaagcctccagAGCTGTTCT gctgtcaggctgtggagtcacagaggaaggctgtgcttctctggtctcagctctggagtcaaacccctcacacctgagagagctggacctgagtaacaatgacctgaaggattcaggagtgaagctgctctctgctggactggaggatccacactgtaaactggagactctgag gctgtcaggctgtctagtcacagaggaaggctgtgcttctctggtctcagctctgaggtcaaacccctcacacctgagagagctggacctgagaaacaatgacctgaaggattcaggagtgaagctgctctctgatggactggggaatccccactgtaaactggagactctgag gctgtcaggctgtctagtcacagaggaaggctgtgcttctctggtctcagctctgaggtcaaacccctcacacctgagagagctggacctgagctacaatcacccaggagactcaggagtcagactgctctctgctggactggaggatccacactgcagactggagaaactcaa tgtggaacatggtggagagaacagaatgaaacctggacttagaaaat atgtctgtgatctcacactggacccaaacacagtaaacagacacctctctctgtctgaggagaacagaaaggtgacatggaggagagaggagcagccgtatcctggtcacccagagagatttgaggtctgggaacaggtgctgtgtagagagggtctgactgggcgctgttactgggaggtagagtggagtgggggaggggctgatataggagtgacatataaaggaatcaacaggagaggagggggttatgACTGTTATCTTGGATGGaatgacaagtcctggagtctGTTCTGCTATGACAACAGTTACACTGCCTATCACAATAATAATCCCACTACCATAGACGTCCCCTCCTCCAGCccccacagagtaggagtgtatctggactggccagccggcactctgtccttctatagagcctcctctgacacactgacccacctgatcacattcaactccacattcactgagcccctctatccagggATTTGGGTTTGTTATGACTCCTCAGTGTCCCTGAAATAA
- the LOC135538112 gene encoding NLR family CARD domain-containing protein 3-like isoform X2, translated as MMQPLSFRKGDFSTEQRNQQERSESEILSGQSTQSHQTDLDSIFSLLEEKIMTFVKNELKIFKRILSPELPEGFESQKQDKEVVDAEDEKQESSAREGALKITLHILRKMNLKDIADTLEKYELAVICQRELKSNLKKKFQCVFEGIAKQGNPTLLKKIHTELYITEGGTGEVNNEHELRQIETTIRKQARPETAIKCNDIFKPLTGQDKPIRTVLTKGVAGIGKTVSVQKFILDWAEGKANQDVQFVFSFPFRELNLMKEDKCTFIELLNHFSMETKQSRISNYDKYKVLFIFDGLDECRLPLNFQKNKICWDVTESTSVDVLLTNLIKGNLLPSALLWITTRPAAANKIPSGCVDQVTEVRGFNDPQKEEYFRKRFSDEDLSSRIISHIKTSRSLHIMCHIPVFCWISATVLEHMLKHKREEMPKTLTEMYTHLVVFHTKQKNEKYLGKEETGPHWNKESILSLGKLAFQQLVKGSLIFYEEDLKEAGIDVIEASVYSGLCTQLFKEECGLYQDKVYCFVHLSIQEFLAAVYVFLSFINNNENLMDKLQTNDNPEVTFYKSAVDKALQSETGNLDLFLRFLLGLSLDSNQKHLRGLLTKTRSSSQSHDETIKYIKEKIRENPSPERSINLFHCLNELNDRSLVEEIQSYLRSGSLSEANLSPAQWSALVFVLLTSEKELDVFDLKKYSRSEEGLLRLLPVVKASRAVLLSGCGVTEEGCASLVSALESNPSHLRELDLSNNDLKDSGVKLLSAGLEDPHCKLETLRLSGCLVTEEGCASLVSALRSNPSHLRELDLRNNDLKDSGVKLLSDGLGNPHCKLETLRLSGCLVTEEGCASLVSALRSNPSHLRELDLSYNHPGDSGVRLLSAGLEDPHCRLEKLNVEHGGENRMKPGLRKYVCDLTLDPNTVNRHLSLSEENRKVTWRREEQPYPGHPERFEVWEQVLCREGLTGRCYWEVEWSGGGADIGVTYKGINRRGGGYDCYLGWNDKSWSLFCYDNSYTAYHNNNPTTIDVPSSSPHRVGVYLDWPAGTLSFYRASSDTLTHLITFNSTFTEPLYPGIWVCYDSSVSLK; from the exons ATGATGCAACCTTTATCCTTTAGAaagggagacttttctactgaacaaag AAACcaacaggagagatcagagtcagagattctcagtggtcagtctacccagagtcatcaaacagacctggactccatattcagt TTGCTTGAAGAGAAAATTATGACATTTGTGAAGAACGAgctgaagattttcaagaggattcttagtccagaactcccagaaggctttgagagtcagaagcaggataaggaagtggtggatgctgaagatgagaagcaggagagcagtgccagagagggggctcTGAAGATCACACTGCACATCCTGAGGAAAATGAACTTGAAGGACATTGCTGACACACTGGAGAAAT ATGAGCTTGCTGTGATTTGCCAACGTgaactcaaatcaaatctaaagaagaagtttcaatgtgtatttgagggaatcgctaaacaaggaaacccaacacttctcaaaAAGAtccacacagagctctacatcacagagggtggaacaggagaggtcaataatgaacatgagctgagacagattgagacaacaatcaggaaacaagcaagaccagagactgcaatcaaatgtaacgacatcttcaaacccttaactggacaagacaaacctatcagaactgtgctgacaaagggagtcgctggcattggaaaaacagtctctgtgcagaagttcattctggactgggctgaaggaaaagcaaatcaggatgtccaatttgtattttcattcccttttcgggagctgaatttgatgaaagaggacaaaTGCACTTTCATTGAACTTCTTAATCACTTCTCAATGGAAACCAAACAATCAAGAATCTCCAATTACGACAAGTAcaaagttctgttcatctttgatggtctggatgagtgccgactgcccctaaacttccagaagaacaagatctgttgggacgtcacagagtcaacctcagtggatgttctgctgacaaatctcatcaagggaaatctgcttccctctgctctcctctggataaccacccgacctgcagcagccaataagatcccttcagggtgtgttgaccaggtgacagaggtacgagggttcaatgacccacagaaggaggagtacttcaggaagagattcagtgatgaggacctgtccagcagaatcatctcacacataaagacatcaaggagcctccacatcatgtgccacattccagtcttctgttggatttctgcaacagtccttgaacacatgctgaaacataagagagaagagatgcccaagactctgactgagatgtacacacaccttgtggtgtttcacaccaaacagaagaatgaaaagtatcttgggaaagaagagacaggtcCACACTGGAATAAAGAGAGCATTCTGTCACTGGGAAAACTGGCTTTTCAACAGCTTGTGAAGGGCAGTCTGATTTTCTATGAAGAAGACCTGAAAGAGGCTGGTATTGATGTCATTGAAGCCTCAGTGTACTCAGGATTGTGCACACAGCTCTTTAAAGAGGAATGTGGGCTGTACCAGGACAAGGTGTACTGCTTTGTAcatctgagcattcaggagtttctggcTGCTGTATATGTGTTCCTCTCATTCATCAACAACAATGAAAATCTAATGGACAAACTGCAAACAAACGACAATCCTGAAGTTACTTTCTACAAGAGTGCTGTGGATAAAGCCTTACAAAGTGAGACAGGAAACCTGGACCTTTTCCTCCGCTTCCTTCTGGGCCTCTCACTGGATTCCAATCAGAAGCACTTACGAGGTCTACTGACAAAGACAAGAAGCAGCTCACAGAGCCACGATGAAACAATCAAGTACATCAAGGAGAagatcagggagaatccctctccagagaggagcatcaatctgttccactgtctgaatgaactgaatgaccgttctctagtggaggagatccaaAGCTACCTGAGATCAGGAAGTCTCTCAGAAGCCAACCTGTCACCTGCACAGTGGtcagctctggtctttgtgttgctgacttcagaaaaggagctggatgtgtttgacctgaagaaatactccagatcagaggaaggtcttctgaggctgctgccagtggtcaaagcctccagAGCTGTTCT gctgtcaggctgtggagtcacagaggaaggctgtgcttctctggtctcagctctggagtcaaacccctcacacctgagagagctggacctgagtaacaatgacctgaaggattcaggagtgaagctgctctctgctggactggaggatccacactgtaaactggagactctgag gctgtcaggctgtctagtcacagaggaaggctgtgcttctctggtctcagctctgaggtcaaacccctcacacctgagagagctggacctgagaaacaatgacctgaaggattcaggagtgaagctgctctctgatggactggggaatccccactgtaaactggagactctgag gctgtcaggctgtctagtcacagaggaaggctgtgcttctctggtctcagctctgaggtcaaacccctcacacctgagagagctggacctgagctacaatcacccaggagactcaggagtcagactgctctctgctggactggaggatccacactgcagactggagaaactcaa tgtggaacatggtggagagaacagaatgaaacctggacttagaaaat atgtctgtgatctcacactggacccaaacacagtaaacagacacctctctctgtctgaggagaacagaaaggtgacatggaggagagaggagcagccgtatcctggtcacccagagagatttgaggtctgggaacaggtgctgtgtagagagggtctgactgggcgctgttactgggaggtagagtggagtgggggaggggctgatataggagtgacatataaaggaatcaacaggagaggagggggttatgACTGTTATCTTGGATGGaatgacaagtcctggagtctGTTCTGCTATGACAACAGTTACACTGCCTATCACAATAATAATCCCACTACCATAGACGTCCCCTCCTCCAGCccccacagagtaggagtgtatctggactggccagccggcactctgtccttctatagagcctcctctgacacactgacccacctgatcacattcaactccacattcactgagcccctctatccagggATTTGGGTTTGTTATGACTCCTCAGTGTCCCTGAAATAA